The following coding sequences lie in one Arabidopsis thaliana chromosome 3, partial sequence genomic window:
- a CDS encoding Leucine-rich repeat protein kinase family protein (Leucine-rich repeat protein kinase family protein; FUNCTIONS IN: protein serine/threonine kinase activity, kinase activity, ATP binding; INVOLVED IN: transmembrane receptor protein tyrosine kinase signaling pathway, protein amino acid phosphorylation; LOCATED IN: endomembrane system; EXPRESSED IN: 18 plant structures; EXPRESSED DURING: 10 growth stages; CONTAINS InterPro DOMAIN/s: Protein kinase, catalytic domain (InterPro:IPR000719), Leucine-rich repeat-containing N-terminal domain, type 2 (InterPro:IPR013210), Leucine-rich repeat (InterPro:IPR001611), Serine-threonine/tyrosine-protein kinase (InterPro:IPR001245), Protein kinase-like domain (InterPro:IPR011009); BEST Arabidopsis thaliana protein match is: Leucine-rich repeat protein kinase family protein (TAIR:AT2G42290.1); Has 115878 Blast hits to 74055 proteins in 2436 species: Archae - 82; Bacteria - 7967; Metazoa - 22555; Fungi - 3788; Plants - 70683; Viruses - 150; Other Eukaryotes - 10653 (source: NCBI BLink).) gives MQFLRLLTLLVSSYFFFFINFSSSLNPDGLSLLALKSAILRDPTRVMTSWSESDPTPCHWPGIICTHGRVTSLVLSGRRLSGYIPSKLGLLDSLIKLDLARNNFSKPVPTRLFNAVNLRYIDLSHNSISGPIPAQIQSLKNLTHIDFSSNLLNGSLPQSLTQLGSLVGTLNLSYNSFSGEIPPSYGRFPVFVSLDLGHNNLTGKIPQIGSLLNQGPTAFAGNSELCGFPLQKLCKDEGTNPKLVAPKPEGSQILPKKPNPSFIDKDGRKNKPITGSVTVSLISGVSIVIGAVSISVWLIRRKLSSTVSTPEKNNTAAPLDDAADEEEKEGKFVVMDEGFELELEDLLRASAYVVGKSRSGIVYRVVAGMGSGTVAATFTSSTVVAVRRLSDGDATWRRKDFENEVEAISRVQHPNIVRLRAYYYAEDERLLITDYIRNGSLYSALHGGPSNTLPSLSWPERLLIAQGTARGLMYIHEYSPRKYVHGNLKSTKILLDDELLPRISGFGLTRLVSGYSKLIGSLSATRQSLDQTYLTSATTVTRITAPTVAYLAPEARASSGCKLSQKCDVYSFGVVLMELLTGRLPNASSKNNGEELVRVVRNWVKEEKPLSEILDPEILNKGHADKQVIAAIHVALNCTEMDPEVRPRMRSVSESLGRIKSD, from the exons ATGCAGTTTCTTCGACTTCTTACacttcttgtttcttcctacttcttcttcttcatcaacttctCCTCCTCACTGAATCCAGATGGGTTGTCTCTACTTGCTCTCAAATCCGCAATCTTACGAGACCCGACACGTGTAATGACTTCCTGGTCTGAGTCCGACCCGACTCCATGTCACTGGCCTGGAATCATCTGCACACATGGCCGAGTCACCTCACTCGTTCTCTCCGGAAGAAGACTCTCAGGTTACATACCCTCTAAACTCGGTCTACTCGACTCACTCATAAAACTCGACCTTGCTCGTAACAATTTCTCAAAACCAGTGCCGACTCGTCTCTTCAACGCCGTTAATCTCCGTTACATTGATCTCTCTCACAACTCAATCTCCGGCCCAATTCCGGCCCAAATCCAATCCCTCAAGAATCTCACTCACATTGATTTCTCCTCCAATCTACTCAACGGTTCACTCCCTCAGTCACTCACTCAACTCGGAAGCTTAGTCGGCACACTCAATCTCTCTTACAACAGTTTCTCCGGCGAAATTCCGCCGTCGTATGGCCGTTTTCCAGTCTTTGTCAGCTTAGATCTCGGCCACAATAATCTCACCGGAAAAATACCTCAGATTGGCTCTCTCTTAAACCAAGGACCAACAGCGTTCGCCGGAAACTCTGAGCTCTGTGGTTTCCCATTACAGAAGCTGTGTAAAGATGAAGGTACGAACCCTAAGCTCGTCGCTCCAAAACCAGAAGGCTCGCAAATCCTCCCGAAGAAACCAAACCCTAGCTTCATCGACAAGGACGGAAGAAAGAATAAACCGATCACCGGATCCGTAACGGTTTCTCTCATCTCCGGAGTCTCAATCGTAATCGGAGCAGTTTCTATCTCCGTATGGCTGATTCGAAGAAAATTAAGCTCCACTGTGAGTACACCGGAAAAAAACAACACGGCGGCGCCATTGGATGATGCGGCGGAtgaggaggagaaggaaggTAAATTCGTGGTGATGGACGAAGGATTCGAGCTCGAGCTCGAGGATTTGCTGAGAGCATCGGCTTACGTCGTCGGAAAGAGCAGAAGTGGGATTGTGTACAGAGTAGTGGCCGGAATGGGATCAGGTACAGTGGCGGCTACGTTTACGTCATCCACCGTCGTTGCTGTGAGAAGGCTAAGCGACGGAGATGCCACGTGGCGGCGGAAGGATTTCGAAAATGAAGTGGAGGCTATAAGTAGAGTCCAACATCCAAATATCGTACGGCTAAGAGCTTATTACTATGCTGAGGACGAGAGGCTCTTGATCACTGATTACATACGCAACGGCAGCTTGTACTCTGCCTTACATG gtGGACCCTCGAATACTCTGCCTTCACTCTCTTGGCCTGAAAGATTACTTATTGCACAAGGAACAGCTCGTGGCTTGATGTATATACATGAGTACAGCCCAAGAAAGTACGTTCATGGCAACCTGAAATCAACCAAAATCCTGCTTGATGATGAATTACTGCCTCGCATCTCAGGCTTCGGTCTTACACGTTTGGTATCAGGTTACTCCAAACTCATCGGTTCGCTATCCGCCACAAGGCAAAGCTTAGACCAAACCTACTTAACCTCTGCTACAACGGTGACAAGAATCACAGCTCCCACTGTTGCTTACCTTGCACCTGAGGCTCGGGCTTCTTCTGGTTGCAAATTATCTCAGAAGTGCGATGTCTATTCGTTTGGGGTTGTCCTAATGGAGTTGTTGACTGGCCGTTTGCCCAATGCTTCCTCTAAAAACAATGGCGAAGAACTCGTGCGTGTTGTGAGGAACTGGGTCAAGGAAGAGAAGCCGTTGAGTGAGATTTTAGACCCGGAGATTCTGAACAAAGGTCACGCAGATAAGCAAGTTATTGCAGCCATTCATGTCGCCTTGAACTGCACGGAAATGGATCCAGAGGTTCGTCCGAGGATGAGATCAGTGTCTGAGAGTCTCGGCCGGATCAAATCGGACTGA
- a CDS encoding Leucine-rich repeat protein kinase family protein, translating into MQFLRLLTLLVSSYFFFFINFSSSLNPDGLSLLALKSAILRDPTRVMTSWSESDPTPCHWPGIICTHGRVTSLVLSGRRLSGYIPSKLGLLDSLIKLDLARNNFSKPVPTRLFNAVNLRYIDLSHNSISGPIPAQIQSLKNLTHIDFSSNLLNGSLPQSLTQLGSLVGTLNLSYNSFSGEIPPSYGRFPVFVSLDLGHNNLTGKIPQIGSLLNQGPTAFAGNSELCGFPLQKLCKDEGTNPKLVAPKPEGSQILPKKPNPSFIDKDGRKNKPITGSVTVSLISGVSIVIGAVSISVWLIRRKLSSTVSTPEKNNTAAPLDDAADEEEKEGKFVVMDEGFELELEDLLRASAYVVGKSRSGIVYRVVAGMGSGTVAATFTSSTVVAVRRLSDGDATWRRKDFENEVEAISRVQHPNIVRLRAYYYAEDERLLITDYIRNGSLYSALHGNLLIFINQPLIMRLISILFYESWC; encoded by the coding sequence ATGCAGTTTCTTCGACTTCTTACacttcttgtttcttcctacttcttcttcttcatcaacttctCCTCCTCACTGAATCCAGATGGGTTGTCTCTACTTGCTCTCAAATCCGCAATCTTACGAGACCCGACACGTGTAATGACTTCCTGGTCTGAGTCCGACCCGACTCCATGTCACTGGCCTGGAATCATCTGCACACATGGCCGAGTCACCTCACTCGTTCTCTCCGGAAGAAGACTCTCAGGTTACATACCCTCTAAACTCGGTCTACTCGACTCACTCATAAAACTCGACCTTGCTCGTAACAATTTCTCAAAACCAGTGCCGACTCGTCTCTTCAACGCCGTTAATCTCCGTTACATTGATCTCTCTCACAACTCAATCTCCGGCCCAATTCCGGCCCAAATCCAATCCCTCAAGAATCTCACTCACATTGATTTCTCCTCCAATCTACTCAACGGTTCACTCCCTCAGTCACTCACTCAACTCGGAAGCTTAGTCGGCACACTCAATCTCTCTTACAACAGTTTCTCCGGCGAAATTCCGCCGTCGTATGGCCGTTTTCCAGTCTTTGTCAGCTTAGATCTCGGCCACAATAATCTCACCGGAAAAATACCTCAGATTGGCTCTCTCTTAAACCAAGGACCAACAGCGTTCGCCGGAAACTCTGAGCTCTGTGGTTTCCCATTACAGAAGCTGTGTAAAGATGAAGGTACGAACCCTAAGCTCGTCGCTCCAAAACCAGAAGGCTCGCAAATCCTCCCGAAGAAACCAAACCCTAGCTTCATCGACAAGGACGGAAGAAAGAATAAACCGATCACCGGATCCGTAACGGTTTCTCTCATCTCCGGAGTCTCAATCGTAATCGGAGCAGTTTCTATCTCCGTATGGCTGATTCGAAGAAAATTAAGCTCCACTGTGAGTACACCGGAAAAAAACAACACGGCGGCGCCATTGGATGATGCGGCGGAtgaggaggagaaggaaggTAAATTCGTGGTGATGGACGAAGGATTCGAGCTCGAGCTCGAGGATTTGCTGAGAGCATCGGCTTACGTCGTCGGAAAGAGCAGAAGTGGGATTGTGTACAGAGTAGTGGCCGGAATGGGATCAGGTACAGTGGCGGCTACGTTTACGTCATCCACCGTCGTTGCTGTGAGAAGGCTAAGCGACGGAGATGCCACGTGGCGGCGGAAGGATTTCGAAAATGAAGTGGAGGCTATAAGTAGAGTCCAACATCCAAATATCGTACGGCTAAGAGCTTATTACTATGCTGAGGACGAGAGGCTCTTGATCACTGATTACATACGCAACGGCAGCTTGTACTCTGCCTTACATGGTAATTTACTAATCTTCATTAATCAACCACTAATTATGAGACTaatctcaattttgttttatgaatcttggtgttga
- a CDS encoding Plant self-incompatibility protein S1 family (Plant self-incompatibility protein S1 family; FUNCTIONS IN: molecular_function unknown; INVOLVED IN: biological_process unknown; LOCATED IN: endomembrane system; EXPRESSED IN: embryo, sepal, synergid; EXPRESSED DURING: 4 anthesis, C globular stage; CONTAINS InterPro DOMAIN/s: Plant self-incompatibility S1 (InterPro:IPR010264); BEST Arabidopsis thaliana protein match is: Plant self-incompatibility protein S1 family (TAIR:AT1G56385.1); Has 75 Blast hits to 75 proteins in 6 species: Archae - 0; Bacteria - 0; Metazoa - 0; Fungi - 0; Plants - 75; Viruses - 0; Other Eukaryotes - 0 (source: NCBI BLink).), which translates to MASQRKLIMVVILSSLLMKVALSQYGVVMGKSIFKWEFFPMISVYITNDIGGGLVLHSGCYTSRNGYRRIRDFFPGSMKIFAEFRKTYWGRTRYHCEFRFGDETQIHRFSLYKDIRDNIDKYQCRHCFWSIRRNGPCALNSHTGKYDICYAWDK; encoded by the coding sequence atgGCTTCCCAAAGAAAACTGATAATGGTTGTGATACTATCGTCGTTGCTCATGAAAGTAGCATTATCTCAATACGGTGTAGTGATGGGTAAGAGTATATTCAAATGGGAATTTTTTCCAATGATATCTGTATACATCACAAACGATATCGGAGGTGGTTTGGTGCTACATTCTGGTTGTTATACTAGCAGAAATGGGTATCGTCGTATTAGAGACTTTTTTCCAGGGAGTATGAAAATATTCGCTGAATTCAGGAAAACTTACTGGGGACGAACTCGCTATCATTGTGAATTTAGATTTGGAGATGAAACACAAATACATcgtttttctctttataaaGATATCAGAGATAATATTGACAAATATCAGTGCAGACACTGTTTTTGGTCCATCAGAAGGAATGGACCTTGTGCTCTTAATTCACATACTggaaaatatgatatttgttATGCTTGGGATAAATAa
- a CDS encoding uncharacterized protein (FUNCTIONS IN: molecular_function unknown; INVOLVED IN: biological_process unknown; LOCATED IN: endomembrane system; EXPRESSED IN: embryo, synergid; EXPRESSED DURING: C globular stage; BEST Arabidopsis thaliana protein match is: Plant self-incompatibility protein S1 family (TAIR:AT3G57840.1); Has 7 Blast hits to 7 proteins in 2 species: Archae - 0; Bacteria - 0; Metazoa - 0; Fungi - 0; Plants - 7; Viruses - 0; Other Eukaryotes - 0 (source: NCBI BLink).) has product MASERKLIMVVILSSLLMKVALSQNGVVMGDYSFNSGKGFGEELAMFVNLDLGMKDKYVILLFIKITEIIFTNMSADTVFGPSEGMDLVP; this is encoded by the exons atggcTTCCGAAAGAAAACTGATAATGGTTGTGATACTATCGTCGTTGCTCATGAAAGTAGCATTATCTCAAAACGGTGTAGTGATGG GAGATTACTCGTTCAATTCTGGAAAAGGTTTTGGGGAGGAACTCGCTATGTTTGTCAATTTAGATTTGGGAATGAAAGACAAATACGTcattttactatttataaagATAACAGAGATAATATTCACAAATATGAGTGCAGACACTGTTTTTGGACCATCAGAAGGAATGGACCTTGTGCCTTAA
- the UVI4-LIKE gene encoding UV-B-insensitive 4-like protein (UV-B-insensitive 4-like (UVI4-LIKE); BEST Arabidopsis thaliana protein match is: uv-b-insensitive 4 (TAIR:AT2G42260.1); Has 46 Blast hits to 46 proteins in 9 species: Archae - 0; Bacteria - 0; Metazoa - 0; Fungi - 0; Plants - 46; Viruses - 0; Other Eukaryotes - 0 (source: NCBI BLink).), translating to MPEARDRTERPVDYSTIFANRRRHGILLDEPDSRLSLIESPVNPDIGSIGGTGGLVRGNFTTWRPGNGRGGHTPFRLPQGRENMPIVTARRGRGGGLLPSWYPRTPLRDITHIVRAIERRRGAGTGGDDGRVIEIPTHRQVGVLESPVPLSGEHKCSMVTPGPSVGFKRSCPPSTAKVQKMLLDITKEIAEEEAGFITPEKKLLNSIDKVEKIVMAEIQKLKSTPQAKREEREKRVRTLMTMR from the exons ATGCCAGAAGCAAGAGATCGAACCGAGAGGCCTGTGGATTACTCGACTATATTTGCCAACCGACGGAGACATGGTATTTTACTTGACGAGCCAGATTCACGGCTTAGTTTGATTGAATCTCCGGTGAATCCAGATATTGGGTCTATTGGTGGAACGGGCGGGCTTGTGAGAGGCAATTTCACTACATGGAGGCCTGGTAATGGCAGAGGTGGTCACACTCCATTTAGATTGCCACAGGGAAGAGAGAATATGCCCATAGTGACCGCTAGGCGTGGAAGAGGTGGTGGTTTGTTGCCTTCTTGGTATCCAAGAACACCTCTACGCGACATAACTCATATTGTGCGG GCtattgagagaagaagaggagctGGGACTGGAGGAGACGATGGCCGAGTTATTGAGATCCCAACTCATCGACAAGTTGGTGTTCTTGAATCTCCAGTACCACTGTCAGGAGAACACAAATGCTCGATGGTCACTCCTGGACCATCTGTGGGATTCAAGCGTAGTTGCCCACCATCAACTGCTAAAGTTCAAAAGATGTTACTTGACATCACTAAAGAGATAGCTGAGGAAGAAGCTGGCTTCATCACACCCGAGAAGAAGCTACTCAATTCTATTGACAAAGTTGAGAAAATTGTGATGGCGGAGATCCAGAAGTTGAAGAGCACTCCTCAAGCTAAAAGGGAAGAGCGGGAGAAGAGGGTGCGGACTTTAATGACTATGCGATGA
- the SCE1 gene encoding sumo conjugation enzyme 1 (sumo conjugation enzyme 1 (SCE1); CONTAINS InterPro DOMAIN/s: Ubiquitin-conjugating enzyme/RWD-like (InterPro:IPR016135), Ubiquitin-conjugating enzyme, E2 (InterPro:IPR000608); BEST Arabidopsis thaliana protein match is: ubiquiting-conjugating enzyme 2 (TAIR:AT2G02760.1); Has 9584 Blast hits to 9566 proteins in 388 species: Archae - 0; Bacteria - 0; Metazoa - 4206; Fungi - 2037; Plants - 1834; Viruses - 20; Other Eukaryotes - 1487 (source: NCBI BLink).): MASGIARGRLAEERKSWRKNHPHGFVAKPETGQDGTVNLMVWHCTIPGKAGTDWEGGFFPLTMHFSEDYPSKPPKCKFPQGFFHPNVYPSGTVCLSILNEDYGWRPAITVKQILVGIQDLLDTPNPADPAQTDGYHLFCQDPVEYKKRVKLQSKQYPALV, translated from the exons atggcTAGTGGAATCGCTCGTGGTCGTTTAGCTGAAGAGAGGAAATCGTGGAGGAAGAATCATCCTCAT ggttttgtggcAAAGCCGGAGACGGGGCAGGATGGAACTGTGAATCTAATGGTGTGGCATTGCACTATACCTGGTAAAGCTGGG ACTGATTGGGAAGGTGGATTCTTTCCATTAACGATGCACTTCAGTGAGGATTATCCGAGCAAACCTCCGAAATGTAAATTTCCACAAGGGTTTTTCCACCCTAATGTCTATCCATCTGGAACTGTCTGTCTCTCTATCCTTAACGAGGATTAT GGATGGAGACCAGCCATCACCGTGAAGCAGATTCTTGTTGGTATTCAGGATTTACTTGACACACCGAATCCCGCTGACCCTGCACAGACAGATGGTTATCATCTCTTCTGTCAG GATCCAGTTGAGTACAAGAAAAGGGTGAAGCTGCAGTCCAAGCAGTATCCTGCTCTTGTCTAA
- a CDS encoding Calcium-dependent lipid-binding (CaLB domain) plant phosphoribosyltransferase family protein, with protein sequence MQRPPPEDFSLKETRPHLGGGKLSGDKLTSTYDLVEQMQYLYVRVVKAKELPGKDMTGSCDPYVEVKLGNYKGTTRHFEKKSNPEWNQVFAFSKDRIQASFLEATVKDKDFVKDDLIGRVVFDLNEVPKRVPPDSPLAPQWYRLEDRKGDKVKGELMLAVWFGTQADEAFPEAWHSDAATVSGTDALANIRSKVYLSPKLWYLRVNVIEAQDLIPTDKQRYPEVYVKAIVGNQALRTRVSQSRTINPMWNEDLMFVAAEPFEEPLILSVEDRVAPNKDEVLGRCAIPLQYLDRRFDHKPVNSRWYNLEKHIMVDGEKKETKFASRIHMRICLEGGYHVLDESTHYSSDLRPTAKQLWKPNIGVLELGILNATGLMPMKTKDGRGTTDAYCVAKYGQKWIRTRTIIDSFTPRWNEQYTWEVFDPCTVVTVGVFDNCHLHGGEKIGGAKDSRIGKVRIRLSTLETDRVYTHSYPLLVLHPNGVKKMGEIHLAVRFTCSSLLNMMYMYSQPLLPKMHYIHPLTVSQLDNLRHQATQIVSMRLTRAEPPLRKEVVEYMLDVGSHMWSMRRSKANFFRIMGVLSGLIAVGKWFEQICNWKNPITTVLIHLLFIILVLYPELILPTIFLYLFLIGIWYYRWRPRHPPHMDTRLSHADSAHPDELDEEFDTFPTSRPSDIVRMRYDRLRSIAGRIQTVVGDLATQGERLQSLLSWRDPRATALFVLFCLIAAVILYVTPFQVVALCIGIYALRHPRFRYKLPSVPLNFFRRLPARTDCML encoded by the coding sequence ATGCAGAGACCACCTCCTGAAGATTTCTCCTTGAAGGAGACGAGACCTCATCTAGGTGGAGGAAAACTCTCTGGAGATAAGCTTACCAGTACTTATGACCTTGTTGAGCAAATGCAGTATCTCTATGTTCGTGTGGTTAAGGCAAAGGAGTTACCTGGCAAGGATATGACTGGTAGTTGTGACCCTTATGTTGAGGTTAAGCTTGGAAACTACAAAGGCACCACTAGGCATTTCGAGAAGAAATCTAATCCTGAGTGGAACCAAGTTTTCGCCTTTTCTAAAGATAGGATTCAAGCTTCTTTCCTTGAAGCTACTGTCAAGGACAAGGATTTTGTCAAAGATGATTTGATTGGTCGGGttgtctttgatttgaatgAGGTACCTAAGAGAGTTCCTCCTGATAGTCCCTTGGCTCCGCAATGGTATAGGCTCGAGGATAGGAAAGGTGATAAAGTCAAGGGAGAGCTTATGTTGGCTGTTTGGTTTGGTACTCAAGCTGATGAAGCTTTCCCTGAAGCTTGGCACTCTGATGCTGCAACTGTTAGTGGTACTGATGCTCTTGCCAACATCCGTTCCAAGGTTTATCTTTCTCCTAAGCTTTGGTACCTCAGGGTTAATGTAATTGAAGCTCAAGATTTGATACCAACTGATAAGCAAAGATATCCCGAGGTTTATGTGAAGGCTATAGTGGGAAACCAGGCGTTGAGGACTAGAGTATCGCAGAGCAGGACTATTAATCCCATGTGGAATGAGGATTTGATGTTTGTCGCAGCAGAGCCATTTGAGGAACCTTTGATCCTCAGCGTGGAAGATAGAGTTGCTCCAAACAAAGATGAAGTCTTGGGGAGATGTGCGATCCCGTTGCAGTATTTGGACAGAAGATTTGACCATAAACCGGTGAACAGCAGGTGGTACAATCTCGAGAAGCATATTATGGTCgatggagagaagaaggagaccAAATTCGCTAGCAGGATTCACATGAGAATATGTTTGGAAGGAGGGTATCACGTTCTCGATGAGTCTACGCATTACAGCAGTGATCTTAGACCAACAGCGAAGCAACTATGGAAGCCTAATATCGGTGTACTGGAGTTGGGGATACTGAATGCTACAGGTCTGATGCCTATGAAAACCAAAGACGGCCGGGGAACCACAGATGCATATTGTGTGGCGAAGTACGGACAGAAATGGATTCGAACTCGGACAATCATTGACAGCTTTACACCAAGATGGAATGAGCAATATACTTGGGAGGTTTTTGATCCGTGCACCGTTGTTACTGTTGGAGTTTTTGATAACTGCCATCTCCATGGAGGTGAGAAGATTGGAGGAGcaaaagattcaagaatcGGGAAGGTAAGAATCAGGCTTTCTACTCTCGAGACTGATCGAGTTTATACACATTCATACCCTCTTTTGGTGCTCCATCCTAACGGAGTCAAGAAAATGGGAGAAATTCACTTAGCTGTGAGATTCACTTGCTCTTCATTGCTCAACATGATGTATATGTACTCACAGCCTCTCTTACCGAAGATGCATTATATCCATCCACTGACGGTTAGCCAGCTTGATAACTTGAGGCATCAAGCGACTCAGATTGTATCGATGAGGCTGACCCGAGCAGAACCACCTCTAAGGAAAGAAGTAGTTGAGTATATGCTTGATGTGGGTTCTCACATGTGGAGTATGCGGAGAAGCAAAGCAAACTTTTTCAGGATTATGGGAGTTTTGAGTGGGTTAATCGCAGTAGGAAAATGGTTTGAACAAATCTGCAACTGGAAGAATCCAATCACAACAGTCTTGATCCATCTCTTGTTCATCATCCTTGTGCTCTATCCCGAACTAATCTTGCCCACCATCTTCCTCTACCTCTTCCTCATCGGTATCTGGTACTACCGTTGGAGACCGAGGCATCCTCCTCACATGGACACACGTCTCTCTCACGCTGACTCAGCCCACCCCGACGAGCTAGATGAAGAGTTCGACACTTTTCCTACTTCCCGACCATCTGACATAGTCAGGATGAGGTATGACAGGTTGAGGAGTATTGCTGGTAGGATTCAGACAGTGGTAGGTGATCTAGCAACTCAAGGAGAAAGGCTTCAGTCTCTGCTAAGCTGGCGTGATCCGCGTGCAACAGCGCTCTTCGTCTTGTTCTGCTTGATTGCCGCAGTCATTCTCTATGTGACACCTTTCCAGGTTGTGGCTCTTTGTATTGGAATCTATGCTCTGAGACATCCGAGGTTCAGATACAAACTACCATCCGTTCCTCTCAATTTCTTCAGAAGGCTTCCTGCAAGAACTGATTGCATGCTCTGA